A part of Escherichia marmotae genomic DNA contains:
- the dnaN gene encoding DNA polymerase III subunit beta, giving the protein MKFTVEREHLLKPLQQVSGPLGGRPTLPILGNLLLQVADGTLSLTGTDLEMEMVARVALIQPHEPGATTVPARKFFDICRGLPEGAEIAVQLEGERMLVRSGRSRFSLSTLPAADFPNLDDWQSEVEFTLPQATMKRLIEATQFSMAHQDVRYYLNGMLFETEGEELRTVATDGHRLAVCSMPIGQSLPSHSVIVPRKGVIELMRMLDGGDNPLRVQIGSNNIRAHVGDFIFTSKLVDGRFPDYRRVLPKNPDKHLEAGCDLLKQAFARAAILSNEKFRGVRLYVSENQLKITANNPEQEEAEEILDVTYSGAEMEIGFNVSYVLDVLNALKCENVRMMLTDSVSSVQIEDAASQSAAYVVMPMRL; this is encoded by the coding sequence ATGAAATTTACCGTAGAACGTGAGCATTTATTAAAACCGCTACAACAGGTGAGCGGTCCGTTAGGTGGTCGTCCTACGCTACCGATTCTCGGTAATCTGCTGTTACAGGTTGCTGACGGTACGTTGTCGCTGACCGGTACTGATCTCGAGATGGAAATGGTGGCTCGTGTTGCGCTGATTCAGCCGCACGAACCAGGGGCGACGACCGTTCCGGCGCGCAAATTCTTTGATATCTGCCGTGGTCTGCCTGAAGGCGCGGAAATTGCTGTGCAACTGGAAGGTGAGAGGATGCTGGTGCGCTCCGGGCGCAGCCGTTTTTCGCTTTCTACTCTGCCAGCGGCGGATTTCCCGAACCTTGATGACTGGCAGAGCGAAGTTGAATTTACCCTGCCGCAGGCAACGATGAAACGTCTGATTGAAGCGACCCAGTTTTCGATGGCGCATCAGGACGTTCGCTATTACTTAAATGGTATGCTGTTCGAAACCGAAGGTGAAGAACTGCGCACCGTGGCGACTGACGGCCACCGCCTGGCGGTCTGTTCAATGCCAATTGGTCAGTCTTTGCCGAGCCATTCGGTGATCGTGCCGCGTAAAGGCGTGATTGAACTGATGCGTATGCTCGACGGCGGCGACAATCCGCTGCGCGTGCAGATTGGCAGCAACAACATTCGCGCCCACGTAGGTGACTTTATTTTTACCTCCAAACTGGTGGATGGTCGATTCCCGGATTACCGTCGCGTTCTGCCGAAGAATCCGGACAAACATCTGGAAGCAGGCTGCGATCTGCTCAAGCAGGCGTTTGCTCGTGCGGCAATTCTCTCTAACGAGAAATTCCGTGGCGTGCGTCTGTATGTCAGTGAAAATCAACTGAAGATCACCGCCAACAACCCGGAACAGGAAGAAGCGGAAGAGATCCTCGACGTCACCTACAGCGGCGCGGAGATGGAAATCGGCTTTAACGTCAGCTATGTGCTGGATGTCCTGAACGCGCTGAAATGTGAAAACGTGCGCATGATGCTGACCGATTCAGTTTCCAGCGTGCAGATTGAAGATGCGGCCAGCCAGAGTGCGGCTTATGTTGTCATGCCAATGAGACTGTAA
- the recF gene encoding DNA replication/repair protein RecF (All proteins in this family for which functions are known are DNA-binding proteins that assist the filamentation of RecA onto DNA for the initiation of recombination or recombinational repair.) translates to MSLTRLLIRDFRNIETADLALSPGFNFLVGANGSGKTSVLEAIYTLGHGRAFRSLQIGRVIRHEQEAFVLHGRLQGAERETAIGLTKDKQGDSKVRIDGTDGHKVAELAHLMPMQLITPEGFTLLNGGPKYRRAFLDWGCFHNEPGFFTAWSNLKRLLKQRNAALRQVSRYEQLRPWDKELIPLAEQISAWRAQYSAGIAADMADTCKQFLPEFSLTFSFQRGWEKETEYAEVLERNFERDRQLTYTAHGPHKADLRIRADGAPVEDTLSRGQLKLLMCALRLAQGEFLTRESGRRCLYLIDDFASELDDERRGLLASRLKATQSQVFVSAISAEHVIDMSDENSKMFTVEKGKITD, encoded by the coding sequence ATGTCCCTCACCCGCTTGTTGATCCGCGATTTCCGCAATATCGAAACCGCGGATCTCGCTTTATCTCCCGGCTTTAACTTTCTGGTGGGTGCCAACGGCAGTGGCAAAACCAGCGTGCTGGAAGCTATCTATACGCTCGGCCACGGCCGGGCGTTTCGCAGTTTGCAGATTGGTCGCGTCATTCGCCACGAGCAGGAGGCGTTTGTTCTTCACGGGCGTTTACAGGGCGCAGAGCGCGAGACGGCGATTGGCTTAACCAAAGACAAACAGGGCGACAGTAAAGTCCGTATTGACGGTACTGACGGGCATAAAGTTGCGGAACTGGCGCACCTGATGCCGATGCAGTTGATAACGCCTGAGGGGTTTACTTTACTCAACGGTGGCCCCAAATACAGAAGAGCATTCCTCGACTGGGGATGCTTTCACAACGAACCCGGATTTTTCACCGCCTGGAGCAATCTCAAGCGATTGCTCAAGCAGCGTAATGCGGCGCTGAGGCAGGTGTCACGTTACGAACAGCTCCGCCCGTGGGATAAAGAACTGATCCCGCTGGCGGAGCAAATCAGCGCCTGGCGCGCCCAGTACAGCGCCGGTATCGCCGCCGATATGGCCGATACCTGTAAGCAATTTCTCCCTGAGTTTTCTCTGACTTTCTCTTTCCAGCGCGGCTGGGAGAAAGAGACAGAGTACGCTGAGGTGCTGGAACGTAATTTTGAACGCGATCGCCAGCTAACCTACACTGCGCACGGCCCGCATAAAGCGGACTTACGCATTCGCGCCGACGGTGCGCCGGTGGAAGATACCTTATCGCGTGGGCAGCTTAAGCTGCTGATGTGCGCCTTACGTCTGGCGCAAGGAGAGTTCCTCACCCGTGAAAGCGGGCGGCGGTGTCTCTACCTGATAGATGATTTTGCCTCTGAGCTTGATGATGAGCGTCGCGGGCTGCTTGCCAGCCGCTTAAAAGCGACGCAATCACAGGTCTTTGTCAGCGCGATCAGTGCTGAACACGTTATAGACATGTCGGACGAAAATTCGAAGATGTTTACCGTGGAAAAGGGTAAAATAACGGATTAA